In Paenibacillus phoenicis, one genomic interval encodes:
- a CDS encoding helix-turn-helix domain-containing protein — protein MGINRRDLHKIRKALGLTLDEMGALMNVSGPHLHYIEKGSRPLRSDQVGLLMRELDLTPEKLAFLISVYEAEEAAETTKDRARQKLVKLAQ, from the coding sequence ATGGGGATCAACCGTAGAGATTTGCACAAAATTCGGAAGGCGCTCGGTCTGACGCTCGACGAAATGGGCGCGCTCATGAACGTATCCGGCCCGCACCTGCATTACATCGAAAAAGGAAGCCGTCCGCTGCGCAGTGATCAAGTCGGACTGTTGATGCGAGAGCTCGACCTCACACCGGAGAAATTGGCGTTTCTGATTTCGGTTTACGAAGCGGAAGAAGCTGCGGAAACTACGAAGGATCGAGCGCGCCAGAAACTCGTCAAACTTGCGCAGTAA
- a CDS encoding helix-turn-helix domain-containing protein: MIVFKLARLLQERGMTMYQLSKATGVRPNTVSQWVNNEKLRGEGKEVKSISVEVLNAFCRELKCSPSDILEYIED, translated from the coding sequence ATGATCGTCTTTAAATTAGCTCGGTTGCTGCAAGAGCGGGGAATGACTATGTACCAACTAAGTAAGGCAACAGGCGTTAGGCCGAACACAGTCAGCCAGTGGGTGAATAACGAGAAGTTGCGCGGAGAAGGAAAGGAAGTTAAGTCTATAAGCGTCGAAGTCCTCAACGCCTTCTGTCGGGAATTGAAGTGCTCCCCTAGTGACATACTTGAATACATAGAGGATTAA
- a CDS encoding RelA/SpoT domain-containing protein: MSNEIEVCIEQYREMLPRFEQFMYIVRDYFRLEPPFNKSSTTVIHSLKYRLKDEDHLRDKLARKREQGRIITPETLFAEVTDLAGVRVLHLYQDQFEIIHKKILEKVESKDWVFAESPKAYTWDPEAKSYFEKLNISCYQKESYYTSIHYLVKPREDSPLTCEIQVRTLFEEVWGEIDHTINYPHQTESIACREQIRVLSKLVSTGTRLADSIFRSYQEHKTSQNKSPVTTR, from the coding sequence ATGAGCAATGAAATAGAAGTTTGTATCGAACAATATAGAGAGATGCTTCCCCGTTTTGAGCAATTTATGTATATTGTTAGAGATTACTTCAGACTTGAGCCTCCTTTTAACAAAAGCTCGACTACTGTAATTCATTCGCTCAAGTATAGATTAAAGGATGAAGATCATCTGCGAGACAAACTTGCAAGAAAAAGAGAACAGGGTAGAATTATTACCCCTGAAACTTTATTTGCTGAGGTCACTGATTTAGCGGGAGTTCGCGTTCTGCATCTTTATCAAGATCAGTTCGAGATTATTCATAAAAAAATTCTTGAAAAAGTTGAATCAAAGGATTGGGTGTTTGCCGAGTCTCCTAAAGCTTACACATGGGATCCCGAGGCAAAAAGCTACTTTGAAAAGTTAAATATCTCTTGCTACCAAAAAGAAAGTTATTATACAAGCATCCATTACTTGGTAAAGCCAAGGGAGGATAGCCCTCTCACATGCGAAATTCAAGTTAGAACTTTGTTTGAGGAAGTTTGGGGAGAGATTGATCACACTATAAACTACCCCCACCAAACAGAAAGCATCGCATGTAGAGAACAAATTCGCGTTTTGTCCAAGCTTGTCTCGACCGGGACCAGGCTTGCAGATTCAATATTCAGGAGCTATCAAGAACATAAAACTTCACAGAATAAAAGCCCCGTAACTACAAGATAA
- a CDS encoding ParA family protein, translating to MKIISLFNNKGGVGKTTLAYHLSHSLAEMGNRVLMLDADPQCNLTICSLTDEEIRHVWEEEDSFIDDFKASKDKVSQEEFDAINNSPRTLHYLLKTTEEGTGDLEVLPPPVELTENLALIPGRLTLHMYEDKIAERWSGVYRGDPLSIRTTTMIRNLAEMYGEKYNYDFVIIDTSPSLGTLNKVIISTVDGFLIPCLPDMFSLYGIKNIGEYLIRWKKEFETIYGLLSDEKRSYFPKNFVRFLGYTIYNAKKYSNRTPYELAQAHYDYVVQIPETIKHYIQPDVRSHLSDDMLADPIGGTAIMHTHNTLPNVTQKYKKPMWQIPSLDNLDDEDVATIRGGSKPQYEGTKEKYKEFTIALLQRVATLDSEEAEVV from the coding sequence ATGAAGATAATTTCGCTATTTAACAATAAAGGCGGAGTCGGAAAAACAACACTTGCTTATCATCTCTCACACAGCCTTGCCGAAATGGGGAATAGAGTACTTATGCTCGATGCAGACCCTCAGTGTAATCTTACAATTTGCTCGCTGACCGATGAGGAGATTAGGCATGTCTGGGAAGAAGAGGACTCTTTCATTGACGATTTTAAAGCTTCTAAAGATAAAGTATCTCAAGAAGAGTTCGACGCAATAAATAATTCCCCAAGAACACTTCACTACCTTCTAAAAACAACAGAAGAGGGGACTGGAGACTTAGAAGTACTTCCTCCACCAGTTGAACTTACAGAAAATTTAGCCCTAATACCAGGAAGACTCACATTGCATATGTATGAAGATAAAATAGCGGAAAGATGGAGCGGTGTGTATAGAGGAGACCCGCTATCAATTCGAACAACAACAATGATTAGAAATCTTGCTGAAATGTATGGGGAAAAATACAATTATGATTTTGTAATTATTGACACATCACCAAGCCTGGGTACGTTGAATAAAGTTATTATCTCAACCGTGGATGGTTTCTTAATCCCCTGTCTCCCTGATATGTTTTCTTTATATGGTATTAAAAATATAGGTGAGTACCTTATCCGGTGGAAAAAAGAGTTCGAGACAATATATGGGCTTTTGTCAGACGAAAAAAGATCGTACTTCCCTAAAAATTTTGTTAGATTCTTAGGATATACAATCTATAACGCAAAAAAATACTCAAATCGAACACCTTATGAGCTTGCTCAAGCCCACTATGATTATGTTGTGCAAATTCCAGAAACCATAAAACACTACATCCAACCAGATGTAAGATCTCATTTGTCCGATGATATGTTAGCCGATCCTATCGGTGGTACAGCAATAATGCACACACATAACACTCTTCCGAACGTGACCCAAAAGTATAAAAAACCCATGTGGCAAATTCCTTCACTTGATAACCTTGATGACGAAGACGTCGCCACAATCCGAGGAGGTAGCAAGCCTCAATACGAGGGCACTAAGGAAAAATATAAAGAGTTTACTATTGCCCTATTACAAAGAGTAGCTACTCTTGACAGCGAGGAGGCAGAGGTAGTATGA
- a CDS encoding phage holin family protein — MKIDWKRKLSSRKFWALLAALATSILAAAGADDNAVLQVTGVIGAVGACVAYMLAESYADGNGSGDKTEE, encoded by the coding sequence ATGAAAATCGATTGGAAACGGAAATTATCTTCGCGCAAGTTCTGGGCGCTGTTGGCCGCGCTTGCTACGTCAATTCTGGCGGCGGCTGGCGCGGATGATAACGCGGTACTGCAGGTGACGGGCGTGATTGGCGCGGTGGGTGCGTGTGTTGCGTATATGTTGGCGGAAAGTTACGCAGACGGCAATGGGAGCGGAGATAAAACGGAGGAATGA
- a CDS encoding tyrosine-type recombinase/integrase — protein MSLKKRERRVPNGARTLHEYPRIKLDQAIDFVISAKKAEGLRERTLTDYAKHYGYFVDWLREAHPDVEYVDEVTTQMVRDHISYLKYDRTRYEGHKYIPTKDQRVGLSDTTINIRLRTLKAIFNQLERDDLIEVNPFAKVKLLRQDVDLTNCLTDDEVKAILAQPNRRDFVGFRDYVGIVTLLDSGLRISELLKLRAGDIDFQTRFIVLPGEMNKNRKPRMVPISAHTAKLLLQLIEENRQFFSTDRLFMSSFGEPISPNHFNKRLKYYGEKAGVAGKKMTAHVYRHTWARAMVLNGADPFTIQKMGGWADMRTMRRYVQMDTDDLRKSHDEFSPTNRFIMKRK, from the coding sequence ATGTCGCTCAAGAAACGGGAACGGCGCGTACCTAACGGGGCTCGTACGCTGCACGAATATCCGCGGATTAAACTGGACCAGGCGATTGACTTTGTAATAAGCGCGAAGAAAGCGGAGGGTTTGCGCGAAAGGACACTCACAGATTACGCGAAGCATTATGGCTACTTCGTCGATTGGTTGCGGGAGGCGCACCCTGACGTTGAATACGTGGACGAGGTTACTACGCAAATGGTTCGCGACCACATATCGTATTTGAAATACGATCGGACGCGGTACGAGGGGCATAAGTATATCCCAACGAAGGATCAGCGCGTCGGACTTTCGGATACCACGATCAACATACGGCTGCGTACGCTTAAGGCGATATTTAATCAGTTAGAACGGGACGATTTGATCGAAGTTAACCCGTTCGCGAAGGTGAAGCTGTTGCGCCAGGACGTGGATCTTACGAACTGTCTGACGGACGACGAAGTTAAGGCGATCCTAGCGCAGCCGAACCGCCGCGATTTCGTGGGATTTCGCGATTACGTGGGGATCGTGACGCTTTTAGATAGCGGTCTCCGGATTTCGGAGTTGCTCAAACTTCGCGCCGGCGACATCGATTTTCAGACGCGGTTTATCGTACTGCCCGGTGAAATGAACAAAAACCGGAAGCCGCGCATGGTCCCGATATCCGCACACACCGCGAAGCTCCTCCTGCAGCTTATTGAAGAAAACCGTCAATTCTTCTCGACGGATCGCCTTTTTATGTCCTCGTTTGGGGAGCCGATCTCTCCGAACCATTTCAATAAACGGCTGAAATATTACGGGGAAAAAGCGGGAGTGGCTGGCAAGAAGATGACCGCGCACGTCTACCGTCACACTTGGGCCCGCGCGATGGTCCTAAACGGTGCTGATCCGTTTACGATTCAGAAAATGGGCGGTTGGGCCGACATGCGCACGATGCGGCGCTACGTCCAAATGGATACGGACGACCTGCGCAAGAGTCATGATGAATTTTCGCCAACGAATCGCTTTATAATGAAGCGGAAATAA
- a CDS encoding HesB/IscA family protein — MINISDSALARIKDMIAQEETPNMFLRVGVNPGGCSGFSYGMGLDDQESEQDVYMDIKGLKVVVDKDSIRYLNGLEIDFKESGLSGGFTIHNPNAIATCGCGQSFRFKDEEGAPQPCD; from the coding sequence ATGATTAATATCAGCGACAGCGCCCTGGCGCGGATTAAAGATATGATAGCCCAAGAAGAAACACCCAATATGTTCCTGCGTGTCGGAGTGAATCCCGGCGGCTGCAGCGGCTTCTCCTACGGGATGGGCCTTGATGATCAGGAGAGCGAACAGGATGTCTATATGGACATCAAGGGGCTGAAGGTCGTCGTAGATAAGGACAGCATCCGTTATCTGAACGGCCTGGAGATCGACTTCAAGGAATCCGGCTTGAGCGGCGGCTTCACCATCCACAACCCGAACGCCATCGCCACCTGCGGATGCGGTCAATCGTTCCGCTTTAAGGACGAGGAAGGCGCGCCGCAACCTTGCGATTGA
- the mqnE gene encoding aminofutalosine synthase MqnE, translated as MFTVVTPNTDKRMAEIVDKVRQGERLNLEDGVYLYESNDILTIGQLANEVNLRKNGKKVYFIENMSLYFTNVCESHCAFCSFRKDQGEEGAYTLSGEEMVAYVKQHITPGVREFHIVGGHNNHVPFQYYVDSLKALKENFPHVTIKAYTAAEIEFFTRLSGLSTKEVLMQLQEAGLESLTGGGAEILSDQYREKMKVEKANVDQYLDVHRTAHRLGMKTPTTMLYGSIESYEDRIRHMMQIRDLQDETGGFQVFIPLSMQPRNKNASIMRRNSAFEDLKTIAISRLMLDNIQHIKAYFINIGVQLTQVALTFGASDVHGTILKEQISHAAGAQTPEGLTLKELIWLVKGAGRIPVERDTFYNELRVYE; from the coding sequence ATGTTCACTGTAGTCACCCCAAACACCGACAAGAGAATGGCCGAAATTGTGGACAAAGTCCGCCAAGGCGAACGTCTCAACCTCGAAGACGGTGTCTATCTATATGAAAGCAATGATATATTGACGATCGGGCAATTAGCGAATGAAGTTAACCTGCGTAAGAACGGGAAAAAGGTATATTTTATCGAAAATATGAGCCTCTACTTCACGAACGTCTGCGAATCTCACTGTGCGTTTTGCAGCTTCCGCAAGGATCAAGGAGAAGAAGGGGCTTATACGCTTTCCGGGGAGGAAATGGTCGCTTACGTGAAGCAGCACATCACTCCGGGCGTCCGTGAGTTCCATATCGTAGGCGGGCACAACAACCACGTACCGTTCCAATATTACGTGGACTCGCTCAAAGCGCTGAAAGAGAATTTCCCGCATGTGACCATCAAGGCGTATACGGCGGCGGAGATCGAATTCTTCACCCGGCTCAGCGGCCTGAGCACGAAGGAAGTGCTGATGCAACTGCAGGAAGCCGGCCTCGAATCCTTAACCGGCGGCGGCGCGGAAATCTTGTCCGACCAATATCGGGAAAAGATGAAGGTCGAGAAAGCCAACGTCGACCAATATCTGGACGTCCATCGGACGGCGCACCGGCTGGGAATGAAGACCCCAACCACGATGCTCTACGGCTCTATCGAATCCTATGAGGATCGCATCCGCCATATGATGCAAATCCGCGATCTGCAGGACGAAACCGGCGGGTTCCAGGTGTTTATCCCGTTGTCCATGCAGCCGCGAAACAAGAACGCCAGCATCATGCGCCGCAATTCGGCCTTCGAGGACCTCAAGACGATCGCGATCAGCCGCTTGATGCTGGATAACATTCAGCACATCAAAGCTTACTTTATCAATATCGGCGTCCAGCTGACGCAGGTGGCCTTAACCTTTGGGGCCTCGGACGTACACGGCACGATCCTGAAGGAGCAAATCAGCCATGCGGCAGGCGCGCAAACCCCGGAAGGATTGACGTTAAAAGAGCTGATCTGGCTCGTCAAAGGGGCCGGGCGCATTCCGGTTGAACGGGATACGTTCTACAACGAGCTTCGGGTCTACGAATAA
- a CDS encoding YuzB family protein: protein MKPILEYCTNNASLGTDEAIWKVKEQVDCDIYEYGCLTACGTCYLFPYVLVDGEQVEGEDADQLAERILQKIRETHP from the coding sequence ATGAAACCGATCCTTGAATATTGTACGAATAATGCCAGTTTAGGTACGGACGAAGCGATTTGGAAAGTGAAGGAGCAAGTCGATTGCGATATCTATGAATACGGCTGCCTCACCGCTTGCGGCACGTGTTATTTGTTTCCGTACGTGCTGGTTGACGGCGAGCAGGTGGAGGGGGAAGATGCCGACCAGTTAGCCGAACGAATCCTGCAAAAAATTAGGGAGACCCATCCGTAA
- a CDS encoding NifU family protein: MSENVQDKLYDEVLEVLDKLRPFLQRDGGDVELVDVEDGIVKLKLMGACGSCPSSTITLKAGIERALFEEVEGVEEVVQVF, translated from the coding sequence ATGAGTGAAAACGTACAAGATAAATTGTATGATGAAGTATTGGAAGTATTGGACAAACTGCGGCCTTTCCTGCAACGTGACGGTGGCGACGTCGAACTCGTCGACGTAGAAGACGGCATCGTGAAACTGAAATTGATGGGTGCCTGCGGCAGCTGCCCAAGCTCCACGATCACCCTCAAAGCAGGGATCGAACGCGCTCTGTTTGAAGAAGTGGAAGGCGTAGAAGAGGTCGTACAAGTATTTTAA
- a CDS encoding SDR family oxidoreductase — MHGKVALITGSAKGLGKKTALTLAEQGCHIALNYVHSKAEALSLQSDIERLGVRCIAVQADVSRREQIEDLARQVNEQLGTIDILVNNAGPFIRERKLFADYSQSEVLAMIEGNLVGSLLLDHLVLPGMREKRWGRIIHFGFGHAAESRAWPHRAVYAAAKTGLVSFTKTLAVEEAPYGITVNMVCPGDIRGSQKEMSIHEVRGLRDGETPLGRPGSGEDIARVIAFLCHSDSDFITGNIMDISGGLDPIRPWIKPS, encoded by the coding sequence TTGCATGGCAAAGTTGCCTTAATTACCGGGAGCGCCAAAGGCCTCGGGAAGAAAACAGCGCTGACGCTGGCAGAACAAGGCTGCCATATCGCGCTGAATTACGTACATAGCAAAGCGGAAGCGCTCTCCCTCCAATCGGACATCGAGCGCCTGGGCGTCCGCTGCATCGCAGTGCAAGCCGACGTTTCGCGCCGGGAGCAAATCGAGGACCTGGCCCGTCAAGTGAACGAGCAGCTCGGCACGATTGACATCCTGGTCAACAACGCCGGACCGTTTATCCGCGAACGCAAGCTGTTTGCCGACTACAGCCAGAGTGAAGTGCTGGCCATGATCGAAGGGAATTTGGTGGGCAGTCTGCTGCTGGATCATCTTGTGCTGCCGGGGATGCGGGAGAAACGATGGGGGCGGATCATCCATTTTGGATTTGGTCATGCCGCTGAATCGCGCGCCTGGCCGCATCGGGCGGTCTATGCCGCAGCCAAAACCGGGCTGGTGTCCTTTACGAAGACGCTGGCCGTCGAGGAAGCCCCATACGGCATCACCGTCAATATGGTTTGCCCCGGCGACATTCGCGGGAGTCAGAAAGAGATGTCGATACATGAAGTTCGGGGGCTCCGCGATGGGGAGACGCCGCTGGGGCGTCCCGGAAGCGGGGAGGATATCGCCCGCGTCATTGCGTTTTTGTGCCATTCGGACTCGGATTTCATCACTGGCAATATCATGGACATCTCCGGCGGACTCGACCCGATCCGTCCGTGGATCAAGCCTTCTTAA
- a CDS encoding MetQ/NlpA family ABC transporter substrate-binding protein gives MKKWTLSLLTLVLVLVLAACGSNNAANNGAAGNTAGETSAAEGNAADTGNQTAAEPVKLVVGATVPHADILKFIAPKLKEEGVELEVKEFTDYVQPNVQLYEKELDANYFQHQPYLDEQNAQNGFDLVPVVGVHVEPFGAYSNKYKSADELPDGATIAIPNDPTNGGRALLLLQKQGLIKLKDDAGITATAKDIVENPKNLKFKETDAAMLPRLLPEVDLALINTNFALEAKLNPTKDALFIEDKDSPYTNLLVARPDNKDSEAIQKLAKALTSDEVRTFINDTYDGALVPVF, from the coding sequence ATGAAAAAATGGACTTTATCTTTGTTAACGCTCGTATTGGTACTGGTACTGGCTGCTTGCGGCAGCAATAACGCCGCCAATAACGGGGCAGCAGGTAACACGGCTGGCGAAACGTCGGCAGCTGAAGGGAACGCCGCAGATACGGGGAACCAAACCGCAGCCGAGCCAGTGAAGCTGGTTGTAGGTGCGACCGTGCCTCATGCTGACATCTTGAAATTTATTGCACCGAAGCTGAAGGAAGAAGGCGTTGAGCTGGAAGTTAAAGAATTCACCGATTATGTGCAACCCAACGTACAGCTGTATGAAAAAGAGTTGGATGCGAACTACTTCCAACATCAGCCTTACCTGGACGAACAAAATGCCCAAAACGGCTTTGATCTCGTTCCGGTTGTAGGGGTTCACGTTGAACCGTTTGGCGCTTACTCCAACAAATACAAATCCGCTGACGAGCTTCCGGACGGCGCTACAATCGCGATCCCGAACGACCCAACCAACGGCGGCCGCGCGTTGCTGTTGCTGCAGAAGCAAGGCTTGATCAAACTGAAGGATGACGCTGGAATCACAGCAACGGCTAAAGACATCGTAGAAAATCCGAAAAACCTGAAATTCAAAGAAACGGATGCAGCTATGCTGCCTCGTCTGCTGCCTGAAGTGGATCTGGCGCTGATCAATACGAACTTCGCGCTGGAAGCGAAGCTGAATCCGACGAAGGATGCTTTGTTCATCGAGGATAAAGATTCGCCATACACGAACCTTCTGGTAGCTCGCCCGGACAATAAAGATTCCGAAGCGATCCAGAAGCTGGCGAAGGCGCTGACTTCCGACGAAGTCCGCACGTTCATCAACGACACCTATGATGGTGCTTTGGTACCGGTATTCTAA
- a CDS encoding methionine ABC transporter permease, translating into MRGLDLGTIDWAEMGVATLDTLKMMGFATLFTFLIGLPLGVLLYTFSRSQSLVLGWVYRIISLIVNILRSVPFIILIVALIPVTRAIMGVSTGVEGTIPPLVIGAAPFFARLVETALREVDRGVIEASQAMGASSFQIIRKVLLPESLPGLIAGMTITVVTLVSYTAMSGMVGGGGLGDLAIRYGYYRYETGIMIVSVIFMVILVQVLQMLGDRLVIYFTRK; encoded by the coding sequence ATGCGTGGATTGGATCTCGGAACCATCGATTGGGCAGAGATGGGTGTGGCCACGCTGGACACCCTAAAGATGATGGGTTTTGCAACCTTGTTTACTTTCTTGATCGGGCTTCCGCTCGGGGTGTTGCTGTACACCTTCTCGCGTTCTCAATCCTTGGTATTAGGATGGGTTTACCGGATAATTTCGCTAATTGTTAACATCCTTCGCTCGGTTCCGTTCATTATCTTGATCGTTGCGTTAATTCCGGTTACGCGGGCGATCATGGGCGTATCCACCGGTGTGGAGGGGACGATTCCGCCGCTGGTGATCGGGGCAGCCCCGTTCTTCGCCCGGTTGGTGGAAACGGCGCTGCGCGAGGTGGATCGCGGAGTGATCGAAGCTTCCCAAGCGATGGGCGCTTCCTCGTTCCAGATCATTCGCAAGGTGCTGCTGCCGGAATCGCTGCCCGGCCTGATCGCGGGCATGACGATTACCGTAGTCACGCTGGTGTCCTATACCGCCATGTCGGGCATGGTCGGCGGCGGTGGTCTCGGCGACCTGGCGATCCGTTACGGGTATTACCGGTACGAGACGGGAATCATGATCGTTTCGGTGATTTTTATGGTCATTCTGGTGCAGGTGCTGCAAATGCTGGGTGACCGCTTGGTGATTTATTTTACGCGGAAATAA
- a CDS encoding methionine ABC transporter ATP-binding protein, with translation MIELKGITKIYRTKKTATPALSGLNLSVRKGEIFGVIGHSGAGKSTLIRCINLLERPTEGEVWVGGVELTKLGKRELQQQRRKIGMIFQHFNLLSSATVYDNIAFPLTLIGTPKAAIAEKVNELLALVGLEEHRHKYPAQLSGGQKQRVGIARALASEPDVLLCDEATSALDPQTTDSILKLLLDINKRFQLTILLITHEMHVIQSICDRVAVIHQGGIVEEGPVTEVFLKPKHPVTREFIHRESGDEGLKLATSVPHPAWAKLVKITFLGAKTYESVLSQVVRETGVNFAILQGTISAIKDIPYGQLTVSFEGEDDQVERTLSLLRERDLDVEVIE, from the coding sequence TTGATTGAACTTAAGGGCATTACGAAAATCTATCGCACCAAAAAAACGGCGACCCCCGCACTGTCCGGATTAAATCTGAGCGTTCGCAAAGGGGAAATCTTCGGCGTCATCGGTCATTCCGGTGCCGGCAAGAGCACGTTGATCCGCTGCATCAATTTGCTGGAGCGCCCGACCGAAGGTGAGGTGTGGGTCGGCGGGGTTGAGCTGACGAAGCTCGGTAAGCGTGAGCTGCAGCAGCAGCGCCGCAAGATCGGCATGATTTTTCAACATTTCAACCTGCTGTCATCGGCTACCGTTTATGATAATATCGCATTTCCGCTGACGCTGATCGGAACGCCGAAGGCGGCCATCGCGGAGAAGGTCAATGAGCTGCTGGCTCTCGTCGGCTTGGAGGAGCATCGTCACAAGTATCCGGCGCAGCTCTCCGGTGGTCAGAAGCAGCGCGTCGGCATCGCCCGGGCCTTGGCCAGCGAACCGGATGTGCTGCTGTGCGACGAGGCCACTTCGGCGCTGGATCCACAGACGACGGATTCCATCCTGAAGCTGCTGCTGGACATCAACAAGCGGTTCCAGCTGACGATCCTGCTGATTACGCACGAGATGCATGTCATCCAAAGCATCTGCGACCGTGTGGCGGTTATTCACCAAGGAGGCATCGTGGAAGAGGGGCCGGTGACGGAGGTGTTCCTGAAGCCGAAACATCCGGTGACCCGGGAGTTTATCCACCGGGAGTCAGGGGACGAAGGCTTGAAGCTGGCGACTTCGGTTCCGCATCCTGCGTGGGCGAAGCTGGTGAAAATCACGTTCCTGGGAGCGAAAACCTACGAATCGGTGTTGTCCCAGGTCGTTCGGGAAACCGGCGTCAACTTCGCCATCCTGCAAGGCACGATCTCAGCGATTAAGGATATCCCGTACGGTCAACTGACCGTATCGTTTGAAGGCGAAGATGACCAGGTGGAGCGCACGCTGTCGCTCCTGCGGGAACGCGACCTTGACGTGGAGGTGATCGAATAA
- a CDS encoding Cthe_2314 family HEPN domain-containing protein produces the protein MLRSLLGEPPRQNEGRLAETISAMTQTVRLLQKEIKEHQDPTHDFRKLEIWVHGLITSLDELEQCLYAATFFRKKVHTEFVEDMDPVERADYARYVYFYKDGFIRVFSALDKLGTVLNELFDLNTSKVKSRFSYFTVLRQFAALKTHTELGNRLNAIKETYREALGVLRRRRNTEIHYMNSEMKDDLWQRHQALFGKVALEDLDQHIRELEQGYQMVCETYFTVFDYINHRWKKITAI, from the coding sequence ATGCTGCGAAGCTTGCTTGGGGAGCCGCCTCGCCAAAACGAGGGGCGGTTGGCCGAAACGATCAGCGCGATGACGCAGACCGTGAGGCTGCTGCAGAAGGAAATCAAGGAGCATCAAGACCCTACGCATGATTTCCGCAAGCTGGAGATTTGGGTGCACGGCTTGATCACTTCGTTGGATGAGCTCGAACAATGCTTATATGCCGCCACCTTTTTTCGCAAAAAGGTACATACCGAATTCGTTGAAGACATGGATCCGGTTGAACGGGCGGATTATGCAAGATATGTGTATTTTTACAAGGACGGATTCATTCGCGTGTTCTCGGCGCTGGACAAGCTCGGGACGGTGCTCAATGAACTGTTTGATTTGAACACATCGAAGGTGAAGTCGCGTTTCTCTTATTTTACCGTGCTGCGCCAATTTGCTGCTTTGAAGACTCACACCGAGCTGGGGAACCGGTTGAACGCGATTAAAGAGACGTACCGGGAAGCGCTGGGCGTGTTGCGGCGCCGGAGAAATACGGAGATTCACTACATGAACTCGGAGATGAAGGACGACTTGTGGCAACGGCATCAAGCGTTGTTCGGAAAGGTTGCTCTGGAGGACTTGGATCAGCATATCCGTGAGCTTGAGCAGGGATACCAAATGGTTTGCGAAACCTATTTCACGGTTTTTGACTACATCAATCATAGATGGAAAAAAATTACGGCGATCTAA